The Equus quagga isolate Etosha38 chromosome 19, UCLA_HA_Equagga_1.0, whole genome shotgun sequence DNA segment TGGCTTCTGCTCCACATGCCTGGACAGACCCCTCCCCTCTGAAGCCCTTTTTGGCATCTGATGCTGCCGGCCACCTCTGCTTGGCACCTGCCCCGAGTGTGCCCACTCCCGGGGTGTGCGGACTCCCTGGTGAATGGACTTTGCCTGTGGTCTACATGTGTGCATGGGTTTATGTATCCCAAGCCATTTGAGTTTGGCTGCTGCAGAACGTggtggtgtggggtggggtgtgggtcTCCTCAGGGGCCTGCGCCACTGTTCCGGTCACTGCTGTCTTCAGAAGCTCcgggggctgggccagggctgggggctcagcTGCAGCTCTGGGGTTGGGGTGCAGCATCCAGGTGGGATACGGCTCCTCCTCAGCCATAGCTGTGGGGGCTGCTGGGGTCCACAGGGGCTGAGTCCCGGGGGCCGGCTGACCCGACGAGCTGCCATAAGCGGTGGCTGAGGTTCTGTACCTGGCAGGTGCCCAGTACACAGCCCACCCGCAGAAGCTGGGCTCGGGGCCTGTGGGGGCCCAAATGTCGGTGGGGGCCACCCCGGAGAGACTGACCCATAGCAGGGGCCAGGCTGTTGCTCCTCTGTGGCTGGAGGGCCTGGTGTAGCTTCCAGACCATAGGCCGGGGTGCAGGATACCGGGGCTGTGGACCACTGGAAGGGGTCCAGGCTGGGGGCTCCCTGCAGAGGGAAACAGAGGAAGTAAACCAGATGGCCCAACCTTTGGGGGAGCCCCCCAAAGCCACTCACTTTCCCCTCCACACAGGCCTGGGGTCATTGCCAGGGGAAGCCCGGGCTTCCCCATCAGCCTGGAGCACTGCCAGGGGAAGCCCACAGCCCCTACACCATTACCCAGCAGACCAGGGGAAGCCCACAGCCCCCACACCATTACCCAGCAGACCAGGGGAAGCCCACAGCCCCTCTACCACTCCCCAGCCCTGTCTCCTCCccaatccccccacccccctgtcgctgcccccccgcccccccagcagCCGGGAGCACTGCCAGGGGAAGCCCACCTTCCTTTTGGGCTCAGGGCTTGGGTCCTGGCCCTCAGCCATCTCAGTAGCCCAGGTCACACCTGAGCCTCCCTGAGCAAAgacatccctggcctctgtggGTCACTATGATGAGGACCCGAGTGGGGCCCTCTCAGGCCTTCCCTTCGGGTGGGAGGAGGTGACCCCTGAGGCCACCCCTCCCCTAGCCGATCTCTCCTGTTGAGGGGGCTGCTCTGCCAATGGGGGAGGTGGGTGCCCTAGGAAGGGAGGCAAAGTAAAAGGGGCCTCTTGCCCTGCTCAGGGCTTGCTGAAGGCAAGGGGCTGACCTTTGATTTAGGAGGTAAGCCCTAGCAGCAGGTAGgaggcctgggggcgggggggggggggggggggggggggggNNNNNNNNNNNNNNNNNNNNNNNNNNNNNNNNNNNNNNNNNNNNNNNNNNNNNNNNNNNNNNNNNNNNNNNNNNNNNNNNNNNNNNNNNNNNNNNNNNNNGGGGACGTTGGTGAGGGGCCTGGGTAGAGGTGCGGGCGAGGGGGCCTCACCGGGCATTCTGGTTTTCTGCCGCCGGCCTGGGCTCGGGCTGGGCTGAGCCCCACTCACCTGGGTCGGGCGGGCCGCGGGCCTCCTGCCAGGCCGCGGGACAGTGTGCCCGGGAGCTGCAGGTAGAGAAGGCTGATGCAACCGAGGGTGACGGTCAGGAGCCAGGCCATGGCACGCAGGGCTGTAGGGGCAAGAGCCGGCAGGTGTGAGGCAGCCCCCTCTCCGACCGCCCCCGGGGGAGCCCTCCGTGGCGGGCGCGGTGTGGCAGGCTGTACCTGCGTCCGTCGGGGCCGACTGGGCGGCGGTCTGCGGGCTATGGGCCGGGCGGGCTGGGCCTCCGCCGTCAGGTCTCGGTCGGGGTCCAGCTGGGGACGGAGCCTCGGCTCCTCTGAGCTAAATCTTCCTTCCCGAGGAGGCGGGGCCGGCGCGCGGCTGGGCGGGGCACTCTCCCCGGCCCCCAACCCAGCCCTCCCGCGAGTGGGCTGCAGCCCTGCAGTTTGGGCGGTGGTCTGGTGAGGGACACCGTCCTGGAGCCTGGGGGGCCCAACTTTTCGGGATGAGGAGGTGGGTGCCGAGGGCTGCAGCAGCCGGGCGGTCCCACCCGCCATCTCTCTGACCATCCACCAAATCTCATCTCATCCACCAAATGTGTGGATGAGCGCCCCCCGAGGCCTGGCCAGCATCTCTGCTGGGGAACCGTTCCTCACGAGGCGAGACTCCTCCTCAAGATCCCTTAGCAGCTGTATTCCTAAAAATCTCTACCTTTTTTCTCCCATTACCGAAGTGTTAAATGGTTTttgtaagaaatttaaataagtaaaatgtgagACCCCCACATTGCCTCTCCCAGGTCTGCACGGTGCCCTATTCCTGTCTCCTGTGTAGACCAGTGCTTTTTGATGAGGAGGCGTCCCATGTGtatcacatacacacatatatgggTGTACAGGTAAGAACATATGTATTCGTGGAGTCCTCCATTCTTTCTCATGGTCGACCAACTCCAATATGTAGATGTTCTGTGACTTACTTAATTGATCCTTTATTGAGCAATTAGGTGATTTCCAGTCTTTCCAAGAGGAAGAACCCTTTTGTTGTGAGCTCACAGATGTGTCTCCATAGGATGCTTTCTCAGAAGTGGAAATTCTGGTTGAAGGTGAGCCTGTGTTTGTATCAACAGATAGTATCAAATTGTGCCCCACAAAACTTGTCCAATCCACTGTCAGTGGATAATGAACTTGGTGTTAGTggttctttgcttctttgtcgATCTGACAGGGGGCAATTATCCCGTCGCCCTACTTCGTAGACACTTCCTTGATCCTGAGCCTCCCTGTGTCTGTTTGTACTTCCTCTCTGTCTAACCCTGCCCAGGTCTTGCTCCCTCTGTCAGGTCATCATGGTGACCTGGTCACTCTCCTGCTGCACGGGCCATGGGGGGAGCTCAATCAACATTTGCTGGATGAGTAAATCAACAAGTGTTCGATGCATGCCATACTAAAGAGCTTGGTTTACATactgagggaggtggggaagcaTCAGCAGGTATTCCCGTTtctatttgcttatttactttcaccagtgggaggaggagggagaatgacATGATCACATTTATATCAGGAAAGTGGAGTTCAGCAGGAGGGGCTGctgaggggctggcaggaggcGTGCTGTGGGGACAGAGTGGATGGGTCAGAGGGAAACTGAGTggggcagagaggcagaggaggagggtcAGCTCTTCTGTTTGCTGATGCAAGGAGCTgctggagagagcagggaggggttAGCTGCCTGGGGGACATCCTGGCAGAGCTATCTGGCCAGCCTCCAGCCTTGTGGGCCTGCAGCTGAAGAGAGGGCACACTTGGAACACAATTTTGGGAGTTTCAGAGATGGCAAGGCTCTGGGAGGCAAGAGGTGACGTGAGCATCTCCCACAGAGAGTACAGAGAGAGGACAGAAGCTGGCAGGCCAGGTCTGAAGGCACAAGTAGCGAAGAGGGTGGGCAGAGGACCCCAGAGGCAGGACTGATTCTGCAGCTGCTTCTCCTCTCACCAGCCTTCCCACCTCCCTTCAATCTGCCTTCCACATTGCTGCCAGTaccatctttctaaaacacaaacgTGATCATATTACTCACCccactaataaagaaaaaataaatcaaaattctcTTTTGATCTGGGACAAGTGGAGGTAAGCCTCAGTGAGGTTCGTAGGCTCGTGGTTCACTGCATTCTTTCTTTCAGAACACTTGCTGCCACCACAGGCCTGTGGTCCCATCTCCCCAAACGCCCATGGATGGGATGTCCTCTGGTCCTCAGGCCTCAGGTTGGCTGCTTATTTTGCCCCGCCCCTCCCACCTGAATCAGAGGCCCCTCTGTCATCCCATAGCCCCTTGCACAGCACATCTCATGGTACTTGTTTGTAACTGTGCATGTGCCCTTCAAGGGGAAACCTGAGGATTTCCTTGATTTATCCTCAGTTGCAGAAGCTGCTTCTAGGGGGTGATGGGCTGGCTCCTGGGAACTGCTCACCTATGGAAATACACAAGAAATAGACCAGAGGTTGCCTGATGAGCAGGACACGGCCCCAGGAGGCAGGTGAGGCTAGTGATGTTGGAGGAATGCTTTAGAGAAATTCGTGTGGGGCAAGAAAAGCTAAAGTGTCAACTGGCTGGGCAAACAGCATCCAGAGAAGTTTTGCTTAAGTGTTTTAAGGTGAGAGATGTTGGGTTTAATCCCAATGGCAAGGGTACTTCGAGAGGGAAAGAGTGAGGATGGGGGACATTGAAAGGGAACAGcaagaggtggggaggaggtcaGGAGGGGCAGAGCCTCCCTAGTAACTGTGGAGGGAGGAGGTAGAGTGTAAGGAGGGCAGGCTTGGGGTTTGGTGATGCAACACGAGCCTCCCATCTGATGGCTTCTGTTTTTCCTGTGTAGCACTGGGGTCAGAAGTTTGAGGAGACTGCAGAGTGGAAGAGAGCTGACCAGATGTCAGCAGGCTGGGTAGTGAGGGGGGCCTCCATCTGGGTTTGCCAGATGGGGACAATGAAAACAAAGTCAGAGAGGTGGGGGCCGACAACATTGGCTGGATGACAAGTGATGAGAGCCACGCTGGGTGGGGGTaaaaggacagaaggaagaaacCAAGAGGCCGTGGGACCCAGGAGAGTCACTCcctgctgggaggagagaggcactAAGGGAGGCACAGTccctggaagaggaggaagtgagtAGAGGTGAGTGCCTTGGAGGGTGACCTGGGCAGGGTGGTGGGCAGGAAACCCAATGGCAATAAACTTGGGTGGGGGTTATCATGGTCTAGAAGGGACCCCAAACCTACTCTTGACCCTAAGACACCTCCAGAGGGCTGCAAGGAATGGGCTTCTTAGGGCatgaggctgggagaggtggggtggggggtcccCACAGTCTCTGGGAGAGAGCCAGTCCTGGGCTCAGATGCCAGGCCAGAGGACTTTCCAGGGACACTGGCCACCCACAGACAAGCTCAATGGTGAGGTAATGCGGTGGTGAGGACCTTTCTGGGTGTAAGTGATAGAAACCAACTCAAGCCACCAGGGGCAAAAAGGAAAGTTTCTCAGCCTGTGTACGCAGCACCCAATAGACGCGGAGGAGGCCTTGGATGGGCCTGTGCcccggggcagggaggggagcctggCGAGCTCTCTTCCTCAGCTCTGGTCTCTGGGTTCAGTTTTATTCATTCTCCCAGGCTGGTTCCTGCAAGGGGATAGAACACGGATGTCAGCAGTTTGTTTCTTTGTCAGTTCTCGCAGCAGCCAAACTCATCGAAAAACAAGCCAAACCCTGCCACTCCCCCTCCCAGCATGTCAGTGGGGCAGCCCTGAgactcctccacctccccagctcctctcctaAATGTTCTGCCCTAGACTTTGTGTCCACTTTGACCAACCCTGTGCCACTGCACGGGAGGCCCGGTCGGCACTGCCCTTGAGGGTGCTGGGTACTGTCAGGGATCCTGGGTGGTGCTGGCAGCCCTGAGTTCGGAGACCTGAGGGCAGGGCCGGGTTCGCCTGCCTTCCCCAGACTGACAGCACTAGGGGAGAGCCCCAGGACCGGCCCCGAGCCCTCTGCGCCCGCGCGTGGGAGCCGCGAACGCGAGGCCAGCTCCGACCGCGGCCCCGCCTGCCGCTGACCCGCTCGAGCCGCCGTCGCTGTCACCGCCGAGGGCGGTGCTCCGGCCCCGAGCGGGCGGAGACCGGCGGGGCCCCGCCCCCGGAAAGCGAGCCCGCGCCGGGCGGGCCAATGGGGGCGCGCCTATCCGGGCCCCGCCCAcaggggggcggggcgggccgcgCAGGCGCACGGCGCGCCCGGGCGGGCCGGCTGGCTGGGAAGATGGCGGCAGGAGCCTTGGCCGCGGCGGGGGAGCGGGCCCGGGGCGTCCGGGGTGtgcgggccggggccggggccgggccaTGAGCGC contains these protein-coding regions:
- the ADM2 gene encoding protein ADM2, with the translated sequence MAWLLTVTLGCISLLYLQLPGTLSRGLAGGPRPARPREPPAWTPSSGPQPRYPAPRPMVWKLHQALQPQRSNSLAPAMGQSLRGGPHRHLGPHRPRAQLLRVGCVLGTCQVQNLSHRLWQLVGSAGPRDSAPVDPSSPHSYG